Proteins from a single region of Roseofilum capinflatum BLCC-M114:
- a CDS encoding M42 family metallopeptidase, translating into MNWDSWFKRIEDLVMLHSPSGVEGEMNQFLLAEFKRLGVEVTMDWADNVIAKIPGQEGSRAIAITAHKDEIGAIVKRVQSQGRLEVGKLGGSFPWVYGEGVVDILGDRRTISGILSFGSRHVSHESPQKVQQETKPVEWEKVWIETKLTQEQLQEAGVRPGTRVVVGKHRKRAIRLHDYIASYTLDNKASVAILLGLAERVKEPPVDVYLVASAKEEVGAIGALYFSQHHRLEALIALEICPLAPEYPIADGVAPVLLSQDSYGLYDEGLNKELQQAADAAQIPIQRAILSGFGSDASIAMKFGHVARGACLGFPTQNTHGYEIAHLGAIGNCLEILVRYVSSIKPYV; encoded by the coding sequence GATAGCTGGTTTAAGCGGATTGAAGATCTGGTGATGCTCCATTCTCCAAGTGGGGTGGAGGGAGAAATGAATCAGTTTCTGTTGGCGGAGTTTAAACGCTTGGGGGTGGAGGTGACGATGGATTGGGCCGATAATGTGATTGCTAAAATTCCTGGTCAAGAGGGGAGTCGGGCGATCGCCATTACGGCCCATAAGGATGAAATTGGCGCAATAGTCAAGCGGGTTCAATCCCAGGGACGGTTAGAGGTGGGCAAGCTGGGAGGCTCCTTTCCTTGGGTGTATGGGGAGGGGGTGGTGGATATTTTGGGCGATCGCCGCACAATTTCCGGTATCCTCAGTTTTGGCTCTCGCCATGTTTCCCATGAGTCTCCCCAAAAGGTGCAGCAGGAAACGAAACCTGTAGAGTGGGAAAAGGTTTGGATCGAAACCAAGCTCACTCAGGAGCAGTTACAAGAGGCTGGGGTGCGTCCGGGAACTCGTGTGGTGGTGGGGAAACACCGCAAGCGGGCCATCCGGTTGCATGATTATATTGCCAGTTATACGTTGGATAATAAGGCTTCGGTGGCTATTCTCTTAGGTCTGGCCGAGCGGGTGAAAGAGCCACCTGTGGATGTCTATTTGGTGGCTTCGGCTAAGGAAGAGGTGGGAGCTATTGGAGCGTTGTATTTTAGCCAGCACCATCGGTTAGAAGCCTTGATTGCTCTGGAAATCTGCCCTTTAGCTCCAGAATATCCGATCGCCGATGGGGTGGCTCCGGTTTTGCTCTCCCAAGATAGTTATGGCCTCTATGATGAGGGCTTAAATAAGGAGTTACAACAGGCGGCTGACGCGGCCCAAATTCCTATCCAACGGGCGATTCTAAGTGGGTTTGGCAGTGATGCCTCCATTGCCATGAAGTTCGGCCATGTGGCTCGTGGAGCCTGTTTGGGTTTCCCCACCCAGAATACCCATGGCTATGAAATTGCCCATTTAGGGGCGATCGGCAATTGTCTCGAAATTTTAGTGCGCTATGTTAGCTCCATTAAACCTTACGTCTGA
- a CDS encoding ArsA family ATPase translates to MNSYDRLQLLLLSGKGGVGKTTLSCGFARYWGQQFPNEKVLLLSTDPAHSLGDVLQCRVSGDRLSLPDLPNLEVQALDAAALLQEFKQRYGEVLQLLVERGSFAAAEDLTPVWDLSWPGLDELMGILEIQRLLREQEVDRVVVDMAPSGHALNLLGLMDFLDQFLEALDLFQEKHRAISEAFTGRYQGDRGDEFLQDMKADLQTGRALLQDQERTRCVVVGIAEAMSLEETRRFVTSLQGLQIPLGGVWVNRLVAGSEDLSPGDRDRYAEQQQILPQFQELVDSLPLLGIAQCASPPLGSEALDRVMAQMCPVTVQDGEIASTEVTWPDRIPPGLPDFIAQQRRLIIVGGKGGVGKTTVAAAIAWGMAQTHPKQQVRVISIDPAHSLGDAFGQPLDHDPQAIDLPNLTAAEIDSQVLLNQFREDYLWELAEMISGDSPTQENLKLLYGPEAWRKLVSLSFPGIDEILALLAVMELLESQEQDLIILDTAPTGHLLRFLEMPTALADWLAWVFKLWIKYQDVLGRTEFMGELRTLRKRVVTAQKKLKDDRHTEFIGVVQNQPAILAEHHRLSTSLKDLEVNQNYVVWNYSCDRHDQLGFDSEQTVIHLPPLPRSIQPLVRIQGAARLLFESF, encoded by the coding sequence ATGAATTCATACGATCGCCTACAACTATTGCTCTTGAGTGGGAAAGGGGGCGTGGGGAAAACCACCCTCTCCTGTGGGTTTGCTCGCTATTGGGGCCAACAGTTCCCCAACGAGAAGGTGTTACTGCTCTCGACCGATCCGGCCCATTCCTTGGGGGATGTCCTGCAATGTCGGGTTAGCGGCGATCGCCTTTCCCTCCCGGATCTGCCTAATCTAGAAGTCCAAGCCCTCGATGCAGCAGCTCTACTACAAGAATTTAAACAGCGCTACGGTGAAGTCTTACAACTGCTGGTGGAACGGGGCAGTTTTGCAGCAGCCGAAGATTTAACCCCCGTCTGGGATTTAAGTTGGCCGGGACTCGATGAATTAATGGGAATCTTAGAGATTCAGCGTCTGTTGCGCGAGCAAGAAGTAGACCGGGTAGTGGTGGATATGGCCCCCAGTGGCCATGCGCTGAATCTATTGGGGTTAATGGATTTTCTTGACCAGTTTTTAGAAGCCCTGGATCTGTTCCAGGAAAAGCACCGGGCTATCAGTGAAGCGTTTACCGGTCGCTATCAGGGCGATCGAGGAGATGAGTTTTTACAAGATATGAAGGCCGATCTGCAAACGGGACGGGCCCTATTGCAAGATCAAGAGCGCACCCGTTGCGTCGTGGTGGGGATCGCTGAAGCCATGAGTTTAGAAGAAACTCGGCGGTTTGTCACCTCTCTACAAGGGTTGCAGATTCCCTTGGGAGGGGTTTGGGTGAATCGGTTGGTAGCGGGATCGGAAGATTTATCCCCAGGGGATCGAGACCGCTATGCAGAGCAGCAGCAGATTCTCCCCCAATTTCAGGAACTGGTGGATAGTTTGCCCCTGTTGGGGATTGCCCAATGCGCCAGTCCTCCCTTGGGAAGTGAAGCCTTAGATCGGGTCATGGCCCAGATGTGCCCAGTGACGGTGCAGGATGGGGAAATTGCCTCCACTGAGGTCACTTGGCCCGATCGCATCCCACCGGGTTTACCCGATTTTATCGCCCAACAGCGCCGCTTAATCATCGTTGGCGGTAAAGGGGGAGTGGGGAAAACTACGGTAGCGGCGGCGATCGCCTGGGGAATGGCCCAAACCCACCCCAAACAGCAAGTCCGGGTGATTTCCATCGATCCGGCCCATTCCTTGGGGGATGCCTTTGGACAGCCTTTAGACCACGATCCCCAGGCGATCGATCTCCCCAACCTAACGGCCGCAGAAATCGATTCTCAAGTGCTTCTCAATCAATTTCGCGAGGACTATCTTTGGGAACTGGCTGAAATGATTAGCGGCGATTCTCCCACCCAGGAAAACCTAAAATTACTCTATGGCCCAGAAGCTTGGCGGAAACTCGTCTCCCTCTCCTTCCCTGGGATTGATGAAATTCTCGCCCTCTTAGCCGTCATGGAACTCTTGGAGAGTCAAGAGCAAGATTTAATCATCCTGGATACTGCACCCACCGGCCATTTACTGCGATTTCTAGAAATGCCCACAGCCTTAGCCGACTGGTTAGCCTGGGTGTTCAAATTATGGATTAAATATCAAGATGTTCTCGGACGTACCGAGTTTATGGGCGAACTCCGCACCCTGAGAAAACGGGTAGTTACAGCCCAGAAAAAACTAAAGGATGATCGGCATACTGAATTTATTGGGGTGGTACAGAATCAACCGGCGATTTTAGCGGAACACCATCGATTAAGTACATCGTTGAAGGATCTAGAGGTTAATCAAAACTATGTGGTTTGGAACTATAGTTGCGATCGTCATGACCAATTGGGTTTTGATAGCGAGCAAACTGTGATTCATCTTCCTCCCTTGCCTCGCTCTATTCAACCTCTTGTGCGGATTCAAGGAGCTGCACGATTACTGTTTGAATCGTTCTAG